In the Ricinus communis isolate WT05 ecotype wild-type chromosome 3, ASM1957865v1, whole genome shotgun sequence genome, TTCTACACTTCAATACACTTGCAAGTTTAACTCGAAATCCAATTTTGAAAGATTTCATTGCAACTAATATAGTAATGCATACAatgataaattgataaaacaaACACAAGTAAAATGTTGAACATACCTTCCTGTAGGTTCTCTAATGTGTCAATTTTTTGCTTATTATCTCTTCGTCGATTTTCTTCTGTTACTACATGTATCAAAACAGGACCCATTGAATCTAGAGATGCCACTTCTTGTAGAACGCAAACTAGGTCTTCAATGTTGTGTCCATCAACAGGGCCTATGTAATACAAACCAAGTTCTTCAAAAAGAGTTGATCCTAGAGGACCTATCATACCACGTGCATACTCGTCAACTTTGGCTGCTAATTCATGCATACCCCTACCAATCCTCTTGGTAACACCCTTGACAAAGTTAAGGAAAATGCACATTAAAAATCCTGCCTTAACTCTCACAAATATATGAAAGTACGAAAATATGCATTAAGGTGGCACAAGCATAAAGTTCTTTTATTGTTCTGTCAATTGTAACACATGTCAGATTCCAACCCAAAACCAAGAGGTGTTAGGTGGAGCGTCCAACAGGTATGCAGGCACAACCAAATCCTCATCCACAGTCAATGTATCCATCAACAAGGCCTACATAATACAAACCAAGTTTCTTCAAAAAAGAGTTGATCCTAAAGCACCTATCATCCTACATGCCTACTCATCAACTTTGGCTgctaattaaagaaaatgcaGAAAAGATCATGCCTTAACAATCACAATAATATCAAAGTATGAAAATATGCATTAAGGTGGCACAAGGCACACAATTCTTTATTGTTCTGTCAACTACAACACATGCCAGATTCCAACCCAGAATCAATACGTATCAGGTAGAGTGGCCCAACAGGTATATAAGCACAAGCAAATCCTTATCCACAATCAATGCAAGATAACATCCCTTAAGACCACCTACCcgccccccccccccccccccccgaGCCTGAGGCAAGACAAAACTAGGCTTTTACACCATGTCAGATTCCAATCCAAAAACAATTAACTAGATTATGTTGGAATCTGACAATACAAACCTATAAAACCAACAGCCCATTATAAGTTTAGTCAAGAAGAAAACTGCAAAGTACCTTGGCAGCTTCTCTAAACTTCCGGAATGATTTACTTGACTGGAGCCTACTTAAGGTACTGGATAGAGCATTTAACGAAGTCTTGGGGCCCTCTTCAATCTTTGGGTGCAAAGAGTGACGGCTGTCATTTAAAATGACTATCATATTTGAGTCTATATAGCCTGCATTGCTCATTGCTTCATAGACCTGACCAGCCATAGTTGTTCCATTGCTGATAACTGTAACAACACGTTCTCGTTTCCCTTTCATATCACGCGCAACTGCCATTCCTGAGTTGagaaaatttatgtattagaTTATCCAAATTTGGTTGTGATTATGTAGAAAGAAGCATGCACTTTAAGAATTCTACAATTCAAGTCAGACTTGAGAAGTTGACTAGATCTGCATCCTATTACTAGATTCAAGTTGCAAAAACTTCTAGCAGAAAGTTGTCCATCAGGGAATTGAAAATTGCATGTTAAACaactttaaagaaaaaacacatgaagaaaacataaaacatATGGAAATATTACCAAGCCCAGCAGAAACACTGTTGCATCCATGCCCTGCCCCAAATGGATCATATTCACTCTCAGACTGAGATGTAAAACCAGAAAGACCATTCTTTTGTCTCAGTGTATGCATAAGAGACCGTCTTCCTGTGAGAATTTTATGTGCATATGTCTGCCAAACAATGATGAAGAGCTTACATCACTATATACCAGATGTTATCCTACAAATAATTAGGTTGATATAAAAAAGACCATATAATCTGTTCTATATCTTTCTGCTGAATAAACGATCCTGAGTAGATAATGCTACAGTTACTGAATACCTGTTCCCCAACATCCCATAGTATTTTGTCCACTGGAGCATGAAAAACATGATGAATAGCAACTGTCAACTCAACAACTGCTAAACTGGCCTTAAAGGCTTTTTGAGTCCTTGACATTATAGATGACAATTCTTCTCGTATTTCATCTGCCAGCTCTTTCAATTCCTGCATAAATTCAACTTCAGTAATTTACTTGAAAcactgtaaaacatgtaagtTAAAAGGCAAGAAAAGTTCATGAACTAACCTGAAGTGTCAAATTCTTCAAGTGGATAGGATTTTCAACCACATCAAGTATGGGTGTAGGGACTTTCTCCCAAAAGATGTCATCAAGATCAGGCACTGAACATATTCGACCAACAAATCcctgcataaaagaaaaaaaaaaaagaataagaataataataaatcacaTGTTCACTAAATAATACTCTGTTTGAGGCATTATAAGTTTCTATAAAGGCTAGATTATCTGGATATTTTCTCTATAGGTGTAGCAACCTAGTTCTAACCCACCACCTAATTTCCATTTGCAGCTTAGTGTCCGAAAAATATGCAAACGGATAAAGCTAAAAGACAATAAGAGTATAAGTGTTGGTACCAGTAGTCAACTTCAAACCTATATCTTAGACCCTAaacataaaattcataaattatttcacATGCAAATTCTTCTAATAGTCATAAGACTAATCAATGAGTAGTTCATCTGAAAAGTGAGTACTTCAAACATCGTGGGACGTTCTTATGTCTGCTTCCTCAAAGTTTTGACTTTCTCCATAATTCACCGCCATTAGATCATATGACGGAACTACACTGCCATATTTTTCGGTTGAATTCACAAAATTTATCCTCAATTCTCCGCAATAAGtggtaatttaaaaataaaaggagagAGCTTTTGTTTCACATACCTTAGAATTAGTGATGGAAGCAGAACCTTGGTACAAGTTTACACTTGAAAATCCAACTTTATTAGGAAAACTAGAGCTTAAAGTATCCAACTTGTGACCAAACTTTGCAAAGGAATGTGCAGTGATTCCATATGGGTACTGAGTAGAAGCAGTACCCATGAGAAAACACAAAAGACCCAGATGCCCAAATTTAGTACGACTCACAAAAAGCTCATTTGAGAGCTcatcaacaagagaaaacttCTGTATTTATAGGACTCAATGTGGTGTAGTTCGAAGATAAAAACTCCTAAAAGATTGAAGCTTTCGTCAATTTGCACATAAAGACGGAAGAAACTTGTTGAAGATATGACGGATGCAGAATATGATTGGTACCAGGAAcggcaaaaattaaaaaataaaaagtaaaaaacaaTGAAATTGAGGCAGGAAACTGTAGAGGAGACAATCAGACAAAGGAAGCATATTTTTCAGACTCGATAGTATCAATTgtcagaaaaaaagaaaagaaaagaaaaattatgctTATGGACTTCTTTTGGACTCTAGTTTAGTACAGCTTTGTCCCATGGATTAGGCCCTGCAAAACCAAGAAGTAGCCATTAACACAAGGccgaaaaatatatattattctaaatcaattttcataatttgtGACATAAAAGGCAAGTAATTAAAGAAACGGCAATTTCTAATCCCGTGAAAGAAAGGGCACTTTCCTTTCCTCTAATTGCATCtccttttattaatataatccaAAATTTGTGGTCACTAATTATGCTAATTAATATGTAAATCCAACTTTCTAACTGTAAAAAGCTTAATTCTGAGAAGAAAATGCTACAAAGAGAGTCTGCTGATGTACTTTGAGAAAGTTTTGTATTGTACTACTTATTGGTATTGGTATTGGTATTGGTATTGTAATGTCTATGAGTTTAGCTTAACTACTGGATAAatgtttattttgtaatttgaacagaaatattgaataaatgacaatgttaatttatgattattgaGTATTTTGACATAGGCCATATAACTTGAAGTTTGATGCCTTTTGCATATATGGTACTAGTATTAATCATAAATGGAGAATACAAGTGTTTAAGAAGAGTAtgaattgatgaaaataaaggCATTATCTGCCTTCAAAACATTCTGTTAATATGTGTGGGTACAAAGGCAATATTTgcctataaaaaaattagtgcaAAGGCTGCTACAAAGAAATGCACAAGTCTGCAAACAAGATAACAGACACAATATTTGCCTAAAAAAGGAAATGTCATGCTCTACATTTAATCACAATTGCATTATAGTACTCAATTTGCTTGACTCTCTTTGGTTCCAACAGGTGCAGCACCTCTCCCACCATTTTTAGCTCATCTGCCACGACCTCTGCCAGGTCTATTGTTTGTTAAACTTGCAATTGTTGGTCTGGCATAAGAGGGAACTGATTTGCCCTTACTTGCTATTGCCTTTGCTGATGCTGCCTTTGCTGCTGACTTTGTACCAGAAATAAATTTCACTCTCCTTGATTCAGGCATCTAGAAACCAAACACAATTGCTCCATTAGCCTaggcataaaataataacaaataaaatgttGTACTGAAATTACCCTCAAATATATGTTGCCAGAATCTTCAAAGATTCTAACTCTATAACCTTGGTTAACCTATTTGTACAACCATAATGAATACAAATTGCTTCTCACTGATCAAATGTAAACCAAATACAAGTGTTCAAATAACTTACTAatgcagttttttttttctcctttgaggTCCACTTGAAGGTGTGCCAGCAAATTGAGTTGGCCCAGATTGAGGTTCACTTCAAGGTGTGCCAGCAAATTGACTTGGTCCACTTGAACTAGGGACATCAGATTGAGTTGTTGGGAAGTTGCGATCGCGAGTTGCTTTTCGTGGCCTGCCACGCTTGACTGGCAGTTTAGGAGGCCTCTTGAAAGATGGATCATTTTTCATCTTACAACTCCTCTTATTATGCCGAACTCCTCCACAAACTGCACAAGTCATTTGAATTCCTTGTCTAGACAACTTattaggattctttggatCTTCAGTGATATCTCTCTTTCTGTTCTTCTTAGGTCTGCCAgacatttttttaaatttgggTGCCTTGATTGGAAGCCCATCAGCTTGTGGCCACATTTTTTTGTCATTCAATGGCTCAAGAGCATTTTTGTAGGTTTCAATATAAGTTTTTACACTATAGTACTTGTCCACAAATGTTGCACTATCTTGGTTCATTCACTGAATGCTAGAACATGCATGGATACAAGGAATACCTATTATCTGCCATGTTCTATAAGTACAAGTGTGTGCATTGATATCAACCACAAACTGATCCTCTCCTATGCTCACTTGGAACTTGCCACCAACAGCAGGTTTGGAAGTACATAATCTACTATTGTACTTGATTTCTTCAAGCTTAGTTCTAATTCTAGGTGTGACGGAGTCAGTTAAACCAATAGCATGCATAAACTTATTGTGCATTCTCTCCATTAATGCACATCTAATCTCTTCTAGCATGTCTATAATGGTCATACTcctaaatttcataatataacCATTGAAGGTTTCACTGACATTGTTATCAATCATATCACACTTAGGAAGCTCAGAAATAAATGacttataaaatttggatGGATCCCTCTGTAAAAAATTGTTATAGGCAGCTTTATTCTCTACTTTAATTTGATCAATGGCTTCCTTATAAGCAGCTTCATAAGTACTTCTAGCTAACTCCAAAACATGTTTTTTAAAACTTGCCCCTTAAACTCCTTCTTCCAATTACAATAAACATGCATAGCACAATTCCTACGTTCAGCAAAAGGTGCTAGGTTCTTTATAGCATTAGTAAGACCCTGTGCAATAGagcaaatataattattaagcaaatacaaatataaagtaaacaataattaaaacagTAAAGAAAAATCACCTTTTGTTGGTCTGATATAAAGGTCCACCCTAAACCATCTGTAATTTACAGCTCCTCTAAAATAATGGTTAAAAACCAAGTCCAAAAGTACTCATTATCACATTCAACTACAGCCCAAAAGATGGGGAACATTTGATTGTTCCCATTTTTAGCAACTGCACATAATAGTGCCCCACCTAAAAAAGTTTTCAAAAAACACCCATCAAATCCAATAATGGGTCTACAACCCTTTAAAAACCCTTTCCTCAAGGAACTAAAGCCTATGAAGAACCCTTTAAAAGTGCAGTCTTCATCAAGGAGGAAATCAAATCTGCCTTCCTTATCCACCAAAAGCAATTAAGCTATATAGCCTCTTAACTTAGCATAATGTTCCTGTACAGACCCTCTTAGCATATTAAGTGCTTTCAATTTTGCCCTATAGCACTTTGTTCCATTTTCCAAGTCCTTCACACTCCAATTGCCATTTCTTCTGAATCTATGTATATATTCCTTAGCTATCCATTCAGAGGTAGCTTGCCTATTTTTCATCTCCCTAGGACACCTATGCTCACCAACATATGTCTTAATAGCAAAAGTATGCTCTCTTTTAATCATGCTTCCATACATTCTCCATGGGCATTCCTTGTCACATCTCATTTGAAGTTGGTACTTACTGCTTCTCATCACCTGCACATTGTGACCATTAATAATTGCCCATTTACAAACTGCAGCTTTGCATTGATGTGCATCTTCAAATCCCATTCCAAGAACCAGCTGTAAATACTTATGATCACATCTGGGATCATATGCAACCCtcttaatcctctttcttgaAGTCTCTTCAATGCCATCCTCATCAGTACTGTCGGAATTCACATCCCCATCAAAGTCCTCGTATTCACTTATAAAGCCAGATGCTTCATGTCCAGCATTTTCTGTCCCAGTAGTGCCATCAGTAAATGATCTTTTGAACTGCAAACCAATGTTGCCATGTAATCTGTCAGCAAGCTCATTAACAGGCACATAATTCTTATACTTTGTTGTCCTTTTCCTTGCTTCCACATACTCATCATCATCTGACAGTTCATTATCATTTAGTCCATCATCTATGTCACTCTCATCAACTGGTAAGTACTCAGGATCCTCTTCTGATTCTACTTGCTGCTGCAATTGCTCACTGTGTTCAATACTGACATCAAACACAGTTTCATCTAAAGGTGCTAAATTGTCACTCTCATCCTCAGTTTCATCTAAATCATCAGTCTCACTCTCACTCTCATCAACTCGTAAGTAGTCAGGATCCTCTTCTGATTCTATTTCCTGCTGCAATTGCTCACTATGTTCCTCAGTTTCATGTACACCTTCTGAATTTTCACTAATACAGCTAACACCACCAGGCAATGGTACTTGTCCTTTCTCTCATTCGACATAGACTTGTAATACTCCATTGCCTTCATCTATATACTTAATCATTTCCATTAACCCTTTATCGTCCACCATTTCCCTTAACCCATCATTTAAActcattcttgtaatcttatAAGAAATCTTTGGCCCATAATACCCTAGTTTTTCTGCTTCATCAAGTATGTCCAAATATCCTATCCTATCTGGGTCTAATCCATGTTTAGGCAAAATATCTCCACCTACATAAACCACATTCCCACCAACAGATGCAAAACGCCCACCATAGtttatatatagagaaaagcTGTCAGACATTCTGTTGAAAGAGTGCATGCGTTAATATTTCAACAAGACAAACACAAGACATACATGAATAAGACCCTGCAGACCATGACaaactcaaataaataaatacgaAAATCACAGTAAACTCAGATACATTTTGAGAAACTCGAAAGTgcagtaataaaaaattgattgatGCCCTACCCCACATATATCACACTCATCTCGTTAATGTAAAAGTTTCTTAGAAAAACAATTAACAATGTAATAACTTACTTGTCTTTTTCCAGTGGTTGGTACTTTAAGGGACCATAATGTTCGATGGCTGCTGCTGTCTTTGCTGGTTGAAGGGACCACAACATGTTTGATTCTTCAAAGCGGCTTCACTTTCACTCTCTTTTACTTTCACTCTATTCTTCAAATGGTTTCAGTAATCACAAATGATAAGAAGTAACGGCTATTTCAATTTTGgggatttagggttttcttatACCATATACGCTATCGTTTcgatcttttttttatatatatttaatatgtaaaaaaacGCACCATTTCTATAGGGCAAAACGCAACATTTCTGCTTTTGCTTTAAAATGCACTGTATCTACGTGTTTAAGTTACCAGAGCACCGACAGCCACGTGGAATAATTTTCACCGGAAATTTCATTTATGTATCGATTTGACAAAATTGATAATATCACGAATGACATTGTTACAATTAAAAACACATgattaaattgagaaaaccGCCAAAGGTCGAAAATTCTTTCGCAATTAACCAAATCCAAAGTATGCAGCTTGGTTATCGGGATTATAGGAATCCATGCAGCTAGATAAGATAGCAACTGATGCTGAAAACTCTCTGAATATTTCTGTTCATAATGTTTTACTTAAAACGTAGCTAAATTCTAGAATACACGACGAAAAGACAAGTGTCCCTAAGTTTAGAGACGTTTTGAACTGTTTACTGTGGACTTTATTACTCGTCGCCTATTTCTAAGTAATATGCGGCGGTTTAAATATTTCTTCCCCAAAAGAATATGAGCTAACTATAGTACAAAGTCGCATCTCTTTGGTTAATAAAATCCAAAGGGTTTATCGATCCCAAGGGGTGCAAATCCATAATAGGCATATAGAAATTATTGTACGTCAAATaacatcaagaaaaaaaaaaggaaaaagaatccGCGACAACACGAAATGACGAGATTTTTATTACGGTGATctgtatttaattattctcaagTCTCAACAATGAAGCAACATCTTCCTTCTAAACAATCCAACATCTTTCTTCTAGATTATGCAAACGCTTGTCTTACCGGCATCACCTTAAcactatttaataataaattactaatattaatcTACTTAATCTCTAACTAATATTAGGCATATCGGTTATAACGGTATCTTCCACAACAAATTTTCCTATATTTAGACTGTTAATGATTCAGAATCTGAAATCAGATCCTTGGCCATAGAATTTTTACATCTGTTCCTAAAACtaacctatatatatatatatatatttctccaTTTTGATCTTCTCAGTTAAAACATTTACTTTCACGTTTTCATTTCAGGAATTCATTAAGGTATATCCCTCTCTCTGCATCTCTGAGCTTCttgtttaaaataatgaaGCATGATTACGTTTAGAAGTTACTGTTTTCAGGTTATCATATAAATGGGAGTAATTTTTTGACACCATTCACAATTCTTTTTCTGTATCTAATTTCATTCTGATTGCAGatatataaacatgtatattgTCCTGTTAATTCTTGCTGATaaatttgattctctaacCTTTTGATCTTGATTTGAATAGTCATATTAGCTGTGGGTATGTGTATGCACCAATACTTCGTCTCCACCCTTCTTCATGTAAAACATTATCTATTTCGGAAAATCTTTTACCTGATCCAGATGTATGTCCTACATGCAACTAACAGCACATATAcgtttaaaagataaatttagaGTGTAGCTAGGGCGGCGTCATAGGTTTGGGAATCCATGAAAATGTAAAACTTATCACTATTATATTagtttgtaaataaattaatgatcctattctataaaatagattaaaatcACATGGGGACGccatatataaattcaaatccTTTTGAGCATGAAAGTTAACGTTTATTTGGAAGCTTACTTATGATCCAAGACGGCCATCATCATCGATGGGTCTTCCGGAAATCGGCGCCTTTGACAGGAatgatgaaaatattttatgtttatgtttccgttgatttcaattttcatgtaCAGACTCACAGTATCATATTGAAAGGGTCAGTTTATAGTTATATCAGAATTACATCTGCTGTCAtgaataaaggaaaaagaatcaCATCTGCTGCTAACCTAATAACTAATGATACAGACTCATAAGCATTTGACTttttcaactttgatttttcaaaatttattagagCGAGTACGTCACAGATTTCTCAGGAGGATTCCTATTTTCGTATATATTACTTTTGCCTTTTTGGCATATGGCAACTCGCGAGTGAAAGCTAGCCTAGAAAACAAACTATTTATGTATAGGTTAAAAAATAaggtttaattttcttgttgCAGGAAAAACAATGAGGAAGACTCAACAATCCTCTTCatgtctttttctcttcttatttGCAACCTTTTTCCATCACTCGTTCGGTGACGTTGGCACTGCTGCGCAATTCGGTCCTCCTTACCTACGTAAGTGCCACTGAGTATAATAAAAACtacaaagaaatataaattccATGAAGTTTGagtattcttttcttttttgataacATAATGCAGCAACTGCCTGTTTCGGGAATGATGCATCGGCGTTTCCACCGAACAATCTGTTCGCGGCGGCCGGAGAGGGAATATGGGACAATGGGGCATCCTGTGGGAGAGAATACTATGTAAGTTGCATTAGTGCAGCTGTTCGTGGAACATGCAAACCAGACCAGACCATTCGGGTTAAGATTGTTGATCGTGCTCAAACTTCTGTTACTAGACCTTCTAGACCTGGTGCTACCATCGTACTTTCCGAGGTCGGTTTTGGTAAAATTGCTAACCCTGCTGCACCTTATGTTAACGTTGAATATCAGCAGTAAGTTAAATTTCTTTccatatctttttaaaatttattttgcacCATATTCCTGATCCGTTGTCATACAATTTGagtatttaaaagaaaaaaaaaaaaaacaagagaagagaagagagaacACGTAACTTGAGTACATTAACCGGAATCATTAAGCTAAAAGTACACTGAAATGAATCATATGctcattatatataaatagattcaTTTTGGTACTAATCTTCTTTGCACTGAAGTCTGAAGTGgcttatttatcttttctacTCAGGGTTTGATGAAGATATTCAAGACCTTGAAGGCTGGTGAACAATCAATTATAGTTAATCTTTCTGTTAATGTTGTTGATTAGAATTATGTAATCTCTTTTAGCATTatattcattttcaatttcaatgACATAATCCCAGCCATCATTTTACTGAAATCATCTCAGTACATTTAATCTCTATTGCTCACTAGTTGGATTAACCTATTAAGTAATTTGAGAATTATTGCAATTGGTCAACTTTATCTACACAGAAGGCATGATCAATGGCACAATTTGTGTCATAAAAAAACAAGTAAAGAAATGGTGTGACAACCGTAAAACATGGCAATTTCTCTTAATGGGTCCTTGTCGTATTATATAAGGCCAGTTTTGGCATTTCCTGTTGGATATtatgtttttgaaattttaatttttaat is a window encoding:
- the LOC8284855 gene encoding probable 1-deoxy-D-xylulose-5-phosphate synthase, chloroplastic isoform X1 — encoded protein: MGTASTQYPYGITAHSFAKFGHKLDTLSSSFPNKVGFSSVNLYQGSASITNSKGFVGRICSVPDLDDIFWEKVPTPILDVVENPIHLKNLTLQELKELADEIREELSSIMSRTQKAFKASLAVVELTVAIHHVFHAPVDKILWDVGEQTYAHKILTGRRSLMHTLRQKNGLSGFTSQSESEYDPFGAGHGCNSVSAGLGMAVARDMKGKRERVVTVISNGTTMAGQVYEAMSNAGYIDSNMIVILNDSRHSLHPKIEEGPKTSLNALSSTLSRLQSSKSFRKFREAAKGVTKRIGRGMHELAAKVDEYARGMIGPLGSTLFEELGLYYIGPVDGHNIEDLVCVLQEVASLDSMGPVLIHVVTEENRRRDNKQKIDTLENLQEGSSNSDPFLYSIHTRTYSDCFVEALIMEAEKDKDIVIVHAGMEMETAFQLIQERYPDRFFDVGMAEQHAVTFSAGLSCGGLKPFCIIPSTFLQRAYDQVVHDVDQQQIPVRFVITSAGLVGSDGPMQCGAFDITFMSCLPNMIVMAPSDEDELVDMVATAVQIDDHPVCFRYPRGAIVGTDHYMRIGIPIEIGKGKVLIEGKDVALLGYGAMVQNCLKARHLLSKLGIEVTVADARFCKPLDMKLLRQLCENHAFLVTVEEGSVGGFGSHVAQFLSLDGQLDGKVKWRPIVLPDTYIEHALPKEQLNLAGLTGHHIAATVLRLLGRTREALLLMC
- the LOC8284855 gene encoding probable 1-deoxy-D-xylulose-5-phosphate synthase, chloroplastic isoform X2; translation: MGTASTQYPYGITAHSFAKFGHKLDTLSSSFPNKVGFSSVNLYQGSASITNSKGFVGRICSVPDLDDIFWEKVPTPILDVVENPIHLKNLTLQELKELADEIREELSSIMSRTQKAFKASLAVVELTVAIHHVFHAPVDKILWDVGEQTYAHKILTGRRSLMHTLRQKNGLSGFTSQSESEYDPFGAGHGCNSVSAGLGMAVARDMKGKRERVVTVISNGTTMAGQVYEAMSNAGYIDSNMIVILNDSRHSLHPKIEEGPKTSLNALSSTLSRLQSSKSFRKFREAAKGVTKRIGRGMHELAAKVDEYARGMIGPLGSTLFEELGLYYIGPVDGHNIEDLVCVLQEVASLDSMGPVLIHVVTEENRRRDNKQKIDTLENLQEGSSNSDPFLYSIHTRTYSDCFVEALIMEAEKDKDIVIVHAGMEMETAFQLIQERYPDRFFDVGMAEQHAVTFSAGLSCGGLKPFCIIPSTFLQRAYDQVVHDVDQQQIPVRFVITSAGLVGSDGPMQCGAFDITFMSCLPNMIVMAPSDEDELVDMVATAVQIDDHPVCFRYPRGAIVGTDHYMRIGIPIEFEHCALRLTAVFCK
- the LOC8284854 gene encoding EG45-like domain containing protein isoform X1, producing MRKTQQSSSCLFLFLFATFFHHSFGDVGTAAQFGPPYLPTACFGNDASAFPPNNLFAAAGEGIWDNGASCGREYYVSCISAAVRGTCKPDQTIRVKIVDRAQTSVTRPSRPGATIVLSEVGFGKIANPAAPYVNVEYQQV
- the LOC8284854 gene encoding EG45-like domain containing protein isoform X2; the encoded protein is MRKTQQSSSCLFLFLFATFFHHSFGDVGTAAQFGPPYLPTACFGNDASAFPPNNLFAAAGEGIWDNGASCGREYYVSCISAAVRGTCKPDQTIRVKIVDRAQTSVTRPSRPGATIVLSEVGFGFDEDIQDLEGW